The Xyrauchen texanus isolate HMW12.3.18 chromosome 17, RBS_HiC_50CHRs, whole genome shotgun sequence DNA window TCTgtagtccacacagaaccggtGTGTACGTCTTTCTTTCGTCCAAGCACAACCGGGGCTGACCATGGGCTCTGCAACTCCTCAATGATGTCACGCTCCAAAAGCTTAGAAACCTCTTGTTGTAGAATGTTCTGCGTCACTGGTGAGGTTCAATATGGGCACAGTTTAATTGGAGCAGTGTCGCCTGTGTTAATGGTATGTGTGACTAAATCAGTCTTTCCATAGTTGTGTGGATGTGAGCTAAAGATGTTGGCAAATTCTGTCAGCAAATCCCTAAGTAGCAACTGCTGGTCTGCGTTTAAGCAGGTGTCTGCTAAAAGCATGTCTGGAACAGCGTGTGTGTCATCAGTGGAGTATAGCTGTGATGGTTCTGATGACGTGGTCTTCGTAAGATGTAGTATGATCGTGAGCAGAATGCCGGCTTTGTGAGGAGCTGTAGTCATCGTAAGGTTCTTGTCGTTGTTCTCTCTGCAGGTGCTGTGACAGGCAGTAGCAGTCCTAACAATGACGTGATGGTCGTCCCACTCGTGCTGGCAATTCCGTGGTGTCATGTTATAGTCAACAGCTGCTTATGCATGTGTGGTTTCCATCACCTTGTGTTGAAGGTTGGAGATCTGTTTTGAAAGTAGGTCCAGGCGTTCATCAGTCTGACGCTGGTGGGACTGGCGTAAGTATGCAGGTCTGTCCAGAGGTCAGCAATGGCCGACGCCAGATCTGTGATGGGTGTTGGCATCACCGTGGCAGATGAGGGTTGCTGATGCACAGTCACTGGCATGATAGCCGTTGGATTGGCTACGCTGATGGCTAACTGTGCATGTTCACACTGAGTGGATTTTTAAAGCATTGTCCAAAGTCACTTCACCATGCTCATATACCTTCAATCGGAGTGTTGAATCTTAGCCGGTAACAAATCTACGAAAAATAACACAATTTCGAGCTGTGATGTCATACTGAGGGAAATCTTGTCACTAAGCCCTCTTTGATAAGTTTATTCAATAAGCAAACACACACCAACCACACAGAACAGCAGTTCTAAGGAGGTTCAGTTTCTGGATACAACATAAAATGGTGTACCTTCTATAAATGGGAATAAATTActacagacaaaaatatatttcaaacccACGGACACGTACACCTTGTTACATAAGAGTAGTTTCCATCCTAAACACACTTTCAAAGGCTTGATCAAATCACAACTCATTCAATTCCATAGAATTTGCTCTCAAAAACAACATTCCAAGAGGCCATTACAATATTATTTCAAGCATTTAGAGGAAGGGGCTATTCAAAAAGATTTTTGAGATCTATTAAATCCACTACTTTACAGGAGATGGCAGGGGAGGGGAATAGTCGCATGGAGCCAGACCACAAGGGTATTGTCCCATTAATAACCACTTTTTTCAGGTCAGGCTATGGTACTGAACAACAGAGATAAAGAAGAATTTGATCAAATCCAACAGACATATGAACCATTGCAAAGACTTGAAGTGGTCTCAGAATAtaagacaaacaaaaatgtaaaagatcTATTCGTCAAGTCAAAATTCAGATCTGattcataattataattattcttttttaCACCTTCCAGAAGGAGAAGGAGGAGTGGAGAGTGGGTTACAGTGGAATTGGTGGTTTACTCAGGagtatatgaaaaaataaatacataaatgtgtgtgtgtgagttggggggagagagtgtgtgtgagagtgtatggaTTAGTATGTAaaggtgtgcatgtgtatgtgtagaggtatatgtatatgtttatatactGAGTGGTAGGTATTGAATAAAAACGAACTTTATGCACTTGTGTTTATTTCTTTCCTAATAGTTTTCTTGGTTTTTATTCAGCATCTGTAAACTCTCttatttataaagttatatttaTTGATCTATTAATAAAGTTATATTtattgaccatttaaaaaaaatggacgTGTTCCTTATACCAGAACCTAAAATTCCAGGGTACCTTTACtatacattaatttaaatttaaatataagtCTTGTTTGAGTTTCATTTTAATTCCAACTTCAACTCAAACTCTAACCCTAATCATCCAAAAATAGTTTTGAATAAGGGAACTTAAAGCtctatgtggcagggcagagtgcggggccgggtcgtgattctacacacccagtcacttatcaggttaatcaagcctcctagagggatcaaggccgactgcggagaattgtccgggagagagagatcgtttatggacatcatgtgtgtgtttgtgtcttctgtttaagtttattattaaaatattgtttatattatcaaattgaactacgttacactggtgccgaaacccgggaaagaggagggatacgccgtagtagagttctcgccactaccatccaccccaacagagcagccgcggccatctgccgggggacgaggagcccggccgccgaccacgaagggagaaggggctcctaaccgaccgcctggagcagtcagggctgctgccaggggcagaagAGTCCCCTTCCAGCCCCTGAAACACGAcgggggtctgagaccgccgacctcgagcggggaggggctcgctgccgactgccgggagcgggagaaccactgccaggggcgggggagaccccttctgttccccaagaatgcgGTGGGgaattccgtctgccaggggctggaggacaaggaacaagctgcggtgtatttttttttcatctctctctctcctctctctctcactgctgcttcgcgttggccttttccctctcgtttaaattttagaatgagggaggaatgtggcagggcggagggcggcgcTGGGtcttgattctacacacccggtcccttatcaggctaatcaagcctccgagagggataaatgccgacTGCAGAGAATTGTGCGGGAGAAAGAGATCATTTATGgatatcatgtgtgtgtttgtgtcttctgtttaagtttattattaaaatattatttatattatcaagccagttctcgcctcctcctttccattgaactacgttacactctatttcaattttgattttaaaacctATGGTCTAGAAACAGGaatataaaatgaatccataaatTTGAAGACAATCTGAATCTTAactctaaccctaatctaactttaacctaatcctaaccgttacctaaccctaaacctaacctcaacttttattttaaacatagcccccactggacatttatTCTGGTTGGAGCATAGTTAGTGTTGGAGGGAGGACTGGAGGGAGTGGGGCTGGGTGAGTGGTTGAGTGGTCTCATGGGTGTGCTATGCCATCAGTGGTGAAGGCAATGGCCAAAGTACCACCTTGGGCATTATTGGAGGTGGACAGGCCATCTGGGAGTGGCCGACTGTTCCATTCTGCCTGGCTAGTCTCCTTACCAGTTCAAACTTGGTGAGTAAAGTCTAACAGGATAATGAGCAGGGAATTGGAGTTTAATCTTAACAATgtgcaatttacatttttttatagagGTATTTATAGAGGGAATGTGATTGCGTAGCAGATTAAGATCAGGTGTGAGTGATTAATAGTCCGGGGAGAGAGAATGGAGTGTGGAATGAGAGGGGGAGACCGGTGTGGATGTGACACCAGTATTAAGTAAAAGGAGAGAAGAATATATGGTCAATTATTTTCCAttcttataaaataaaatatttttgccttCATCTAACCCCAACCGCTAAACCTGACTCTGACCCaaacccctaaccttaacccctaCTTCTAAATCTACCCATGCCTTAACCTTAGTATTAGTTGCAAATGTGAACGTTGTGAGGATGTTGCAGAAGAACATGTAGTTGCACAGTAAACACAatgtattgtatgcattttaatgttagtacatagtagttaaagacacctaatataaactGCGaccaaacctttaaaaaaaaaaatgttatgcatttggcagacgcttttatccaaagcgacttacagtgcaattacttcagggacaatccccccagaacaacctggagttaagtgccttgctcaaggacacaatggtggtggccgtggggagcgaccttctgattaacagccctgtgctttagccactatgccaccaccacccaCTTTTACAAACAGAAGTTCAGGGTCAGCCTCTCACAGATAGACAACTGTCAGTTTCACGCAGTTGTCTGTACATGAATGTACATTCGGGTTGATCACACTGATCACAAGCAGATACAGCCTTTAACAGTGAAAGTACATCATCAAACAAATGATATTCAACACATCAAACAGAGTCATCTTGTCAGAATGTTGCCTGCTCTAAAGTTTATAGTAATCTAAATGCATTTACATCCTGAAAGTAATGTTGACCACTTTTTCACACTATATTCACAGATATATGGACATGGAAAATTTCGGATCATGTTGTGTTGGGACGCAAGAGAAGCATGCAGCTCAGTCACTAATCAGATTAGACAGGATTATGTCTCCACGCTTTAGGTTTGGTAGCAACAGGTTGGACTGGGAACATGCCACAATCGGACAATCAGCTGAACAGAAAGAAATTTATCTACTGAAGATCGAAACAACaggattcattcattcattcagccaCTGAGACATTTTATCAAGGTATTTACCTGTTTCaatgtgtgaaagtaaatatCTGTTAGTAGAAGCTAgacaaattaggtgtatgccCACATGGACATGTTTCgcgacatgccctcatcctcaaaaaacatgaacaataaacaaagtaaaagtaaagacAACCCTGAATTCATTAAATATGTTATATAATTCTAAACTTACTTTAATTCAAGAGATGTTTTAAAAACCTCAATAAATTTGCATATTGTTGTGCCAATGAAGTCGTACATTTCAATGCTTGATTAGAGGGACATTCTTCATTTTGTaccataaaaatgcaaaaaaattagaACAACTGATCTAGTGCATTCAGTTAAAATATTATTGTTGATGAGTGAGTATTGGCATTCTATACTTGCAATGATGTAGCTACTTTTTAACATGTTAGAGTTGTTTTACATCAGTGAGAAAGAGATCTTCACATTTGAGCCCATGTTATTGAGTTTAAATATACTACAGGAAATGAATGAGTACTGTGCCCTGAACTAAGTGTCTGTAGTATATGAAGGTTTACTGTAAGTCTTCTAAGAATAGCTTCTTCTTTTCCTCAAAGTCTCAGCGGTTGGCCGTCCTCTCTGGTGAGTCCTAAAACGCAATAATACTTAACACTATTATTATACACGTATAGAAatgctttttttaatatatacttcACAGGCAATAGAGCAccataaaatgtccataaaatgGCTGAATATGTCCTGTGGTCAGCAGCAGTCTGGACATTCAAGAGCCTGTTGTGCACATGGAGGTTTTTCTGGGTGATTATGTCCTCCTCAATTATTGCCAACATTAATACACTCTATTAATAAtcattaagcaatatcacacaggaAAGTGGGCTATTGTTCTGTATAGGCCGTGAGGCCACAGTAAATTACAGCTGTCCTGTGGGGGCCGTTCTTCAAAATCTGTGCCTTTTACtattttaaaaaggtgatttttaaatatgtatatatatatatatatatatatatataaaatgaaaattctctcattattcacttaccctgatgccatcccagatgtgtatgactgtcttttttcagcagaacacaaatgaagatctttagaaaaatgttgaagctctgtagATCCTTATAAATAAGTAAATGGGTGCCTTCAAGCTACTGGTTATTTGAtgttccaaaagtcatatttagggagtataaaagtaatccacaagtctccagtcaatcaatgaatgtcttctgaagcaaattgatggGTTAGTGTAAAATGggttttatgctgcctaaatatgccttttgggcCGTCAAAAAGTAAGCAAATTGATGGCATCCATTTTCTTaaattataaggacctacagagcttcaacatttttctaaaaatcttaatttgtgttgttctgaagaaagacagtcatacacatctgggatggcatcagggtaagtgaaaaatgagagaatttttgggtgcacaattcctttaataaatgGCAGCGTGTCATATCAAGCTaaatttaatatttgtaatatattttggaatatagcaatgccactgaaaatgtAACATAGTTGTCAGTTTCCTCTACACAAATGCACTATTTAATTGACTTAAGAGTCTTTAAAATAAGATTAGTGGTATTTTGTCTATTGTGATATTGTTGCATTGCCTAATGTTATCTGTTTGATCTGTAGGTGAGCCCATATTACACTATAAAATCTGCACCATGGACACATCAGGCAGCTGACAGTGATCAGAAACCCCAATCAAAACTCAACACAGGTAACTCTTAAAGCTGAACTGtatacatttttcaatgttaaaacttTTTCTTCTATCCcggcttaatatgcaaagacaactatgaATAAACCATTTCTAGGTTCATTTTGTAATGGGTTTGGTGAGAGGAAATACCCAAACGtagagttaaaaaacaaaaacactttattaATGAAACAAAGTCCCATGAGGGGGAAAACAAACTACTCTGAAGGGGAAAAAGTAAACCAGGGAATGGCAAAGGGAAACAGGGCCACCTGGACAGCCCAGGAACAGGAAGGTGATCAGGGTAAACAGGATTCACACATGCAGAACTGACTAGCGAACCAgacactggacagcaaacatgagGAAACTAAAATAGATAAGCGCAAAGTCAATGTGCattgccatgaagttttggtattttgtgcaagcatgcgctaagtctaggcgccaGTGGGTAAAGTGCTAATGGGCTGGATCAAGTGCCATTTAATTCAGAGTTTCTTGTCCCCGTGGTGTCCTATTATTTAGGctattccctcaagcaccagcaatTTCCCTGCCTCTGCTTTTGATATTCCCCCTTCTGGTCATCCAGGGGGACACGTTTTATGCCTGTTTCTAGTCAGACTGAATGCATTTACCATATACAACAGAtggtgctatttatttatttatttttttatccccttttgtCCCAGTTTggcatacccaattcccactacttagtagatccttgtcgtggcacggttactcacctcaatccgggtggcggaggacaagtccctattgcctccgcttctgagaccatcaatctgcacatcttatcacgcggctcatgttgaggctcatgctattctccgcggtccACGCACAGTTTATAtaacatgccccattgagagcgagaaccactaatcgcgacctgtgaccgcgccaatttggttgtttaggagatctggctggagtcactcagcacaccctggatttgaacttgcgactccagggtggtaatcagcatcaatactcactgagctacccaggccccagtaaATGGTGCTATTAAGTAAAGCACTATTACacttttgaattaaaaatattgaCAATCCATtcacatcatttattttttatgcccCTCCCGAATAGGTTTCGAAATGAGAAAGTGTACTGTCCAAACAACAATTATAAACACAACTTCTCCCCTTCACTCTGTTCAAATAACAATATTACATGCTTGTGTACCGATTtccctaataaaaaaaaaacatactggttTGTTTCCCTTTTACATgcgtaaataaatacataattgcaTTAAATGCTTGTGGAAAAACATGCATTCATCcatacaccacagctagcgttaTTTTAAGTTGTGATGCACGTCTTTTTTCTGGTATCTTCTCACATGATCAACCTGTTCATGCACCCGAAGAACTtgagaaacaaaaataattagcCTTAACCTGGGATTATTTCAACGGCCGTTTTATAGAAGATAGAAAACGCTAAAATCTTTATACCGCCACGGCTGCACGGGAACACACAAGTCCAGAAAAATAACTAACAGATGGATGATTATCAAATTTGTTATTTGTTTGCTAATGTTAGCCCTGCTGCTAAATATTTGACAGCTTATTTATGTTGATTGTTTAACAAAATGTACAGTTAATAAGAAGTTAATTGTCaatacagatctttattttgattaaattacaATCAGTTAAactaattattttctgtggttttAGTCTACAGTTTAAGAATTTGAGACTGCTTTTGATATGAATTACACCATCGTCTGAATTTCTACATAAAAATTTCAATTATGACATTTACATGCACCCCCCAACCCCATCAGCTGGTAGCCTCCATAATGCTGATAAATACTTGATTTtatcaaacaaaaatgttaacatgtataatgtttaaataatgtGGCTATACCTTTAAAACTGTGTTTAAGCGTTAATGGACTGGGCACATTcgcttccattttaagtgcctgaCTATAATcatgatttttgcttttcttttccGAAATAAACGAGGGATGAGCCTAAATAGATTTTTGCGGCAACATTAATAGTTTAGTAACAACATTtgaccacaaatgctgttgatttagcttaaccTGTATACAATCTGGAACATTCCTTGAAATTCCTAATGTACTATTAAGTCATGTCATTACCTGTCCAGTAGATGGCAGTATTGCTTCTTTGAAGAAGTCACCATATCGCACGCTATAcacatcacacatacatacatatatatgtgtgagtgtgtgtctgtgtgtgtgtgtctgtgtgtgtgtgtgtgtgtgtgtgtgtgtttatgtgagattGACTGTGTCCATGTTTCTATGAatctgtttttattaaaaatatttaaatgaatctgTAGTTGCCCATGATGTCAAACATCATGGTGGAACAGATGTAAATGCAGACTCCGGGAAGAAGGCCAGACCAGAGAAGCGTGTCCATCGTGGGCGCACAAGCGCCCTGCACAAGAGACTGCTGACTGCCGAAGGAGAGATTCAGGATCTGAAGGCTGAAATCGCCAATCAGAGAGCATCATGGGAGATGCGCTTCATTGAGCTGCAAAGGCGACAGCATGATCTGAGAGAGCAGGTGTGTGGGGTTAAATACGTTTGCTTTGAAGGCAGATCTTAGGTCATTTTTCTGTCACAACtagatttaaagaaatagttctccTTGTAAAAAATCTCTTATTTACTAagcttcatgtcattccaaaccttttttctttttctcttttgtgaaacacaaaaggagaaattgtgcATAACGTACTGGTCGCTCTCTTCCATGCTATTAgaatgaatggggactgaagcTTTCAAGTTTCAAAAAGGATTCATCAACAAGTGTTGCATATGCTCTATATTTCAAGCCTGCTGAAGTCATACAACAGCTTAGTccaagaaacagactgaaattgaaatctttattcactgataatctacAACGAGCTGTTTACCCGAGAACCGCTGCGACCAGATCAGTGAGTCAGTCACGTCAAATCATATCACCAACATGTAGAAGTATTCATTTGTACTTATATATGCCAATAAGTTCCATTTAGTCTTGATAATGATTGTAAACTACAGTTTGATTCATCAGCCAACCAACTGTTTTCTCTTTTCCTTGTGCATCACTTGATTTGCTTAATTTCCTAAAttctaacattattattattattattattattatatgctaCTGTAACGTACCTGTATTCCTATTTAACACTGTTACTCAATCTTCTAAATGACAAATGTATGCACGCTGTTTAGATAACGAGGATAACGGCCACTTCATTAAATTAATTGAGTTAGGAAAAAGAATTAGCAGCACCTTGGGTTGCAATACTTACAAAACTACCATCACTGAGTGAAAGGTTTATGTGATGTGACATCACAGTTCATCATTAAACACTAATAGCATCTTGCATGTCTAGACAGATTAGCTTGAATGCAAATTTTCCCAGCATGAGTGGTTTGCCTCCGTCACTCAGGTTTCCCACGgttatggaaaacctggaaatatcagggaattgttTTACAGGCCTGGAGTCATGTGAAttcaaaaaatgctaaaaggCATGGAAAAatcatgaatatttatttatgtatatagtgAATGTAGATTTTTTGCGTAGCTCTGCTGTAATATATTTATGGCAGGTATTGTTCTGCGTGGAGTAAAATTTGTTCGCAAGCCATAGTGTTGTCTGATCTGAGCTCAAGTCgctcttttgagtcagttcttttcaatgaTTCAGTCAAATCCGTTTAAATAATTCATAAGCTGATCGATCCGAATCAAAATGCTTTTTAGAAATTCTTATCCAGTCAAGACAAGCCACTGGAAAGctcatggaaaagtcatgaaaaatcAATGAAAAAGTCAAAAAGGTGGCATAATTAAATGCATCAAAACCAGCAACTTAAAAGAACATAGAAAAATAGAACAGAACTTTTCATGAACTTTTAAGATATGATTGTGACAGTGgaactacagtatatattttataaactgtgtatatatatatatatatatatatatatatatatatatatatatatatattattttattttggtcaTGACGTGTTGCTGCTTCTGCTTTCTACTTAAGGAAATGAATTATCCACAGATGCTTGTTCATGCAATATAGAAGTCATCGGCAGTACATCTGTGGTTTTCAACTGGTGATATTTGCTGATAGAGTGAATAAAAATAAGGTCACAGGTCTTTTCTGATAGGGTCAGAGAAAGCAGGGATAAAACAACgtttaatgcaaataataaaaatgcaactAACCTTATAGCCTTGCATAGATaggataacaaaataaataggcttaacaACTTTTGAGAGGGAGGAGAAAATGTGTCACAAATCcgttgttgttgacgtcaaaggcTGTGCGTGcaatcaaactctacagtattttggcacaaatgcattttgccaaattaggcagatgccagaATGGACAGGTTTTGTGACAGTCCTCAAataccatgaacaaatctatgtaatataatgtcaaataaaatacGACCCAAACATCATTAAATACAGGTGCATTTGCAGTGTGGAAAATAAGCATGGTTTGTTCCAACATGTTTGTGGTGAATTATAAACCATCAAATGCAGGagtcatttaaaaatcaaaccaTTAAAATGTTCTTATTCTGATTCCTTAATGGTTCCAATGACAGCTCTAACTTTTGAGGAAGAACTACTTGCATTTACTGCCTTCAGCAGTCTGTTGTCAGATGATGAGATAAATTCTGATTTTAACAGACAGGAAACAACAAATCATAGATAAACTGAATATGATCCTTGCAAGAAGCCTGTTTAAACAGACTTTTTAAATTACTTGTCAATGATTTCCTTGACAGTGAGATTAATTCATTGACTTCTCTTCAAGGAAGTGTTTTTGATTCACCAAAACAAACTGGGTGTAGTAAACAAGCGAGTCACTGTATCCAGAAGAACCTGCTCATAAGagtcaccaaaaaaaaatattttgtgatgaaGTAAAAATAGCAGAAAAGATTACGTTTTTTTACAAATGAATGTTCTATCTTATAagtaaatatgatttatgattgtttattatctgtacaatgtgtcatcatgtcAATCCTGAAGTAGAAAACCATGttatatttatttgcaaattgtgtacatttcaaatgtaaatgcaataagtAAATTTAACTTCACTGAATGATTTGAATatttaatgagcttgcatggtttcacagtttgcaagttgatttacacatttcttattataaaatgttgttGTCCTGTTGTCCCGTTTTGtgaagtttgaagtttatattcttctcaaaaattcatgataatatatataaacaaatctgTTCATTGTTACTGTCATCGTATTTTGTACACCAAGTGTTCAAGTCAGGATCTTGTTTCTGTTGCCATTAAAGCAAGGTGATGTAGTTAAATAAactacatagcatgcattaagcttcccTGTAGAAGGCTTCCTtgtgtcatgtggtacatgactGAGTACATTAAAAAGCATTGAAAGGTTAGTACACATGGCTTATTTCAGGGCTACATTGATTGAGTAAATTGTACAAAGAGTGAGTAAAATATAATTGAAACTATTATAAAAAGTATTGCAAAGTAAACTTTCTTAAGAATTTCTAATTAAAGCCAATTCGTGTGTAGCATTTAAAGTAAACCCCGCTACAAATGTTTTCGGCATAGGGACTAGGACTTCAGTGGCCTGTGTGTTTTAGGTTGTAGATTCAGTAGAGAGGCAGCGCTGCTGAATTACACTACAGATTTTTTTCTACATCAGTGGAAAAATGCACGTTGAAGAACCGTTAACTGAACTGAAAGTCATTAAAATCTAACGGTTCAGGTAGTTTTTAAAAAATGGAACTGGTTCCCCAAAAAtgttcagcctggtctcatgaaattgaAGTGAACATgataacatttttgcaattacaaaatgtatgtgctgtataacacgtttggctgcaggtttccagtgaaatgtccagttggGGCCGCCAGAAGCAAGTAAAATGGTGTCGtattcagacaaggttttaaggtgaattttagattgaattcttttaaaattaaaacatacctccctaccgTAAAACATTTTGCCCGAACCTAACA harbors:
- the LOC127658320 gene encoding uncharacterized protein LOC127658320 isoform X1 produces the protein MAEYVLWSAAVWTFKSLLCTWRFFWVSPYYTIKSAPWTHQAADSDQKPQSKLNTVAHDVKHHGGTDVNADSGKKARPEKRVHRGRTSALHKRLLTAEGEIQDLKAEIANQRASWEMRFIELQRRQHDLREQNEWGLKLSSFKKDSSTSVAYALYFKPAEVIQQLSPRNRLKLKSLFTDNLQRAVYPRTAATRSLNSEILVRSGMLYRDTDSEELDEVFTESGLENGFDCEEKELKCFSGLRQIHQQKGSDLGLFRDDVDQNSLCGSQMSCPLALGSRTTSFMSNTSVRSWRSGGPHRVFVPHSPLDLKIGHRVRIMLPSGRTSTGTLRYLGCMQNSPDFYLGVELELADNGQYDGTYEGQRYFDCQPGHGAFIAFSKLLMAWE